DNA from Streptomyces sp. NBC_01476:
CTCGCCGGGGTCTTTGTGTTTTCGTGCGACCGTCGGCCGCATGAGAGAGACGTTACTGAGCCAATAGGTACCTTCTGGTAACCTTTGGCCCATGACCAACTCGGCGGGAGACGTCTTCCTCGCCGACTGCCCCGCTCGGCTGGCGATCGAGATCATGACCGACAAGTGGGCCGTCGTCGTGGTGTTCGCACTCAGTCGTAAGCCGTGCCGGCACGGCGAACTCGTCGACCTCGTCGGCGGCATCTCGCGCAAGGTCCTCACCCAGACGCTGCGCCGCCTCCAGGGCTACGGCCTCGTCGACCGGCGCGCGTACGCCGAGACGCCCCCGCGCGTCGAGTACAGCCTGACCGACCTCGGCCGGACACTCGTCGAACCCATCGCCGTCCTCTCGGAATGGGCGAAGTCGTACGGCGAGGCCATTGTCAGCTTCCAGGAAGCGGCGGAAGGGGACGCGGCCGCCGGCTGACATCGGCCCCGTGCTCCGGCCCCGTGCTCCGGCCCCGTGTTCAGCCCCGCGCAGGGCCTGTCCTGCGGGTGTCGCCGGACAGGCCCCCTGGCCCCGGGGAGGGCTCAGCGCTTGAGCGTGAAGGTGAAGTCGCCGGGGAGTTTGCCGCTCAGCCGGACCGCTGAAACGAGCGTGCCCGCCGTGATCAGTCTCTCGGTCTCGGCCCGCGAGAGGCGGCAGCCTTCGGCGATCAGCCGCACCGGCCGGACCGGGATCCGTGCCGTGAAGCGGACCAGGACATCGATCACCTCGCGGTCCAGGTGCTCCCATCCGCCGGTGTCGAGGCGCCAGGCGCCGTCCCAGTCGAGGGCGATGCGATGACGGTGCAGGACCAGCGGATCCTGGAGCAACTCGGCTGTCAGACCGGGGTCGTTGGCGTGCAGCCGGTCCAGCAGCCCGGGTCGTACGGAGCGCACGTTCTCCCGCTCCAGGACCGTGAGCTTCGCGGTTTCCCCGCAGGCGGTGCAGAGCACGAGGAGCCACGCGTCGATGAGTTTGTGGTTCGCGTTGACGCGGAATTTGCCGCTCGCCTTGAAGCGCTCGGACGCGCACGCGTGGCAGCGGCGGCGGACGAGCGGCAGGCAGGTGGGCATGACCACCCAGATATCGAGCACAGAAGTACACCGGTTTCAGTGAGAAGTCCGCAGCAAAAAGGAGCGCGGCGCACATGCGCGACGCGCTACGAATCAGCACTCGGGGGGTCTCACAGGGTGTACAACGGTGCGTCCTTGACTGGGCGACTCGGTCCGGCAGCACGGTAGTTGCGCACGGCGCCGCGGTTCCACCGGTTTTCGGGCCGCCTCACCGCGAGGTCCCGTCCGTCGGAGCACAGAGGGGGCCGGTGCCGGCTCCGGTGCCGCTTCCGGTTCTGGTTCCGGTTCCGTGACGGGGCGCCCGGACGAGGCGTTCTTCGTCGAGCATCCGACCGTGTCCGTGATCGCCAGGACTCTCCGCCCCGACGCGCCCGGCCGGTGATCCGCCGGCGGCGTTG
Protein-coding regions in this window:
- a CDS encoding winged helix-turn-helix transcriptional regulator; this encodes MTNSAGDVFLADCPARLAIEIMTDKWAVVVVFALSRKPCRHGELVDLVGGISRKVLTQTLRRLQGYGLVDRRAYAETPPRVEYSLTDLGRTLVEPIAVLSEWAKSYGEAIVSFQEAAEGDAAAG
- a CDS encoding DUF1062 domain-containing protein; the encoded protein is MLDIWVVMPTCLPLVRRRCHACASERFKASGKFRVNANHKLIDAWLLVLCTACGETAKLTVLERENVRSVRPGLLDRLHANDPGLTAELLQDPLVLHRHRIALDWDGAWRLDTGGWEHLDREVIDVLVRFTARIPVRPVRLIAEGCRLSRAETERLITAGTLVSAVRLSGKLPGDFTFTLKR